GTCGCCCAGGCGTGCGGCGGGTTCGAGGGCAACGCGCAGACGTTGCGCATCCTCACGCGCCTGGAACCGAAGTCGCTCGACGAAGCCGGCGCGGCGGCGGGCCTCAACCTCACGCGCGCCTGCCTCGACGCGACCACGAAGTACCCGTGGCGGCGCCGGCCGGGGCAGCAGAAGTACGGCGTGTATGCCGACGACGTGCCCGTGTTCGAGTGGGTGCGCTCCCGGGCACCGGGCGAGCGGCGATGCCTCGAGGCCCAGATCATGGACTGGTCCGACGACGTGGCCTACTCCGTCCACGACGTCGAGGACGGTGTACTGGCAGGACGCATCTCGCTGAGCGTGCTGGCGGATCCGGACGAACGCGCGGCCGTCGCGGAAGCCGCGGCGCGGCACTTCTCCACGCTGTCGGCGTCCACTTTGGAGGGCGCGGCCAAGGAGCTGCTCGACCTGCCCGTGGTGGCCGCCCTCGTCGGCACCGCCCCGGACGGCTCGCTGCGCGCCCAGGTGGCGTTGAAGCAGCTGACGAGCGAGCTCGTGGGCCGCTTCGCGTCCGCCGCGGTCACCGGCACCCGCAGCGTCTACGGCGAGGGCCCGCTGCTGCGCTACGGCGCCCGCCTCGCCGTCCCGGACCAGGTCGCGGCGGAGGTCGCGCTGCTCAAGGCCCTGGCTCTGCGCTATGTCATGAGCGACCGCCGCCGCCTCGCCATGCAGGACGGCCAGCGCGAGCTGATCGCGCAGCTGGTCGCCGCTCTCCTGCGCCGCGCCCCGGAGTCCCTGGACCCGCTCTTCGTGCCCCCGTGGCACGCCGCGGCCGACGACGCCGCGCGCCTGCGGGTGGTCGTCGACCAGGTTGCCTCGCTCACCGACGCGCAGGCCCACGAATGGCACCGCTGGCACGTGGGGCGGCACGCCTGAGCTCCCGCTCTCCCGACCACTCGTCTGCTGCCCACCCCGCCCCGATGCGGCGTTGGTTGCTCCATCCATGCCTCCGCCGCCACCCTCAACGGAGGCGCCGCGCGCACGTGCCCGATTCAGCGCACCGAACGCCGCATTAGGGTGCTTGAGGGGCAGAGCGGGGGGCGGCTGATCGGTTCGGTGCCGCCGGAACCACCCGGTCGGGTACGGTCGCCGCATGGCCGTGGACAGCCACTTGGACTTCACGCTCGCCCTGGGACGCACCGCAGCGGCGGGTGGGGGTGACGCGTGTTTTTCGCCGTACTCCGCGGCCAGCGCGCTGGGCCTCGCGGCCCGGGCGGCGCGCGGGCGGACCGCCGAGGAGCTGCGAAAGCTCCTGGCCACCAGTGACGTCGACCTCGACGCGCACGCCATCGTGCTGCGCGACGCCTCGACGCTCGGCGATGAAGCCCAGCTGGCCGTCGCCAACACACTCTGGGCGTCCGACGCGATCACCGTCGAGAGTGCCTTCGTCGACGAGCTCGTCACCTGGCCCGGCGGCAAAGCCGAGACCGCGCCCTTCACCACCGATCCCGAAGCCGCGCGCGGCCTGATCAACACCGACGTGGACCGGATCACCCACGGCCTGATCCCGGAGCTGCTGCCCTCGGGCACGATCAGCGCCGATACCCGCGCCAGCCTCGTCAACGCGCTATACCTCAAGACCGCCTGGCGCCACCCCTTCCCCGACGGCGCCACCGCCCCCGCGGACTTCCACAGCCCCGGGGCCACCCGTCGGGTGCCGACCATGCACCTCGAAGAGACCGTCGGCTACCACCACGCCGGCGGCTGGCAGGTCGTGAGCCTGCCGGCGCAGGGCGGCGTCGAAGCCGTCGTCCTGCTCCCGGACGGCGATCTCGCACCCGCCGAGGCCGCGCTCGGCACCGCGAGCCTCAAGCAGCTCCTCGCCGGCCGGAAACGCCGCAAGGTGCGCCTCTCGCTGCCCCAGATCAAGCTCGACGTCCGCACCGACCTCGACGGTGCCCTGCGCGCCCTCGGCGTGCGCGAGGTGTTCACGCAGGACGCCGACCTCACCGGGCTCACCGCCACGCGGCCGCTGTGGGTCGACAGCGTGGTGCACCAGGCCGTGCTGCGCCTCGACGAGCAGGGTCTCGAAGGCGCGGCCGCCACGGCGATCCAGATGCGCACGCTGTCCCTGTCCACGGCCGAGCCGCTCGAAGTCGCGGTGGACCGGCCGTTCCTCCTGCTCGTCCGGCACGCCGGCACCGGCGCGGTGTACTTCTTCGCGCGGGTGGTGCGCCCGTAGTGAGTCTTTTCCAACCGGAAGCGAGGACCGAGCTGATCCCCGCGGTTCCCGGGCCGTCCGAGCCCGCCGCCACGCCGAAGCCGCGCCCTTCGTGGGCCGACGCCGGCATCGTGGCGGCCTTCCTCGCGTTCGCGTTCATCCTGTACGGCGGCCTCTGGGGCGACCTGGGCACGGGCTACCTGTGGAACAGCGCGTCGGACCAGAACCTGTGGGAGTGGTTCTTCGACGTCACCGCGAAATCCGTGCTGCACCTGCAGAACCCGCTGAACTCGGGCCTGCAGAACTACCCGCTCGGCGTGAACATGATGGCCAACACGGCCATGCTCGGCGTCGGGGTCCCGCTCACGCCGATCACGCTCGCGTTCGGTCCCACGGTCACGTGGGCGATCGCGCTCACCGGCAGCCTCGCCGGCACCGCGGCCGCCTGGTATTGGGTGTTCTCGCGCCACCTCGTCCGGCACCGCGCGGCCGCGGCGATCGGCGGCGCGGTGGCCGGGTTCGCGCCGTCGATGATCTCGCACGGCAACGCGCACCCGAACTTCGTCGCGTGGTTCGTGCTGCCGTTCCTGGCGGTGAAGGTGATCCACCTGGCGCAGGGCCGAAAGCTCGTGCGCAACGGGATCTGGCTCGGCGTGCTCACCGCGTACCAGATCTTCCTCGGCGAAGAGCCGCTGCTGATCTTCGCGCTGGGTTTCGTGATCTTCGCCGTCGCGTACCTCGCGTCGCGCCCGCGGGAGATCAAGGCGATGGTGCGCCCGCTGCTGCTCGGCGGCGGGCTCGCCGTGGTGATCACCGGCGTGCTGGTGGCTTTCCCGCTGTGGTGGCAGTTCTTCGGCCCGCAGAGCTACTCCGGCCTGGAGCACGGCCCGGTCGGCAACGACCTCGCCGCGTTCACGCGGTTCGCCACGCAGTCGGTCGCCGGCCAGCCCGACGCCGCGGCCGACGTGTCGATCAACCGCACCGAGGAGAACGCGTTCTTCGGCTGGCCGCTCATCGCGCTCATGGTCGTGGTGACGATCTGGCTGTGGCGCGAGGTCGTGGCGCGCTCGCTCGCGATCGCGATGTTCCTCATGGCCTGGCTGTCGATGGGTGTCGAGCTCATGGCCGTGCACGTGGACACGGGCGTGGCCGGGCCGTGGCAGCTGCTGGCCGACCTGCCGCTGTTCGAGTCGCTGCTGGAGTCGCGCCTGGCGATGGCGTGTGTGCCCGCGATCGGCGCGCTGCTGGCGATCGCCACCGAGCGCGTGTTCGCCACGGCCGAGACCCTGCCGGACCCGGAAGAGGGCCGGCCCCGGCTGCCCCTGCGCCTGCTCTGGGTGGGCGCGGTGATCGCCGTGCTTCTCCCGATCGCGCCGACGCAGCTGCTGGTCAAGGACCGCCCGCCCACGCCGGCCTTCTTCGCCGACGGCACCTGGCGCACCTTCGTCGCCCCCGGTGGCACGGTGGTGCCCGTGCCGTTGCCCGGCTCGGGCGAGTCCGAGCCGCTGCACTGGCAGATGGACGCCGGCCTGGGCTACGCGATGCCCGAGGGCTACTTCGTGGGCCCGAGCGGCCCGGACGACAAACGCGGCCGCTACGGCTCCTACCAGGTCCCCACGTCGACCCTGCTCGACCGCGTCCGCGACTCGGGCGAGGTCCAGCCCGTCACCGACGCCGACCGCGACCAGACGATCAAGGACCTGCGCTACTGGAACGCCAGCGTGCTCGTCCTCATCCCGCGCGAACACGCCGACGCCTACCGCGCCACCGTCGAGATGCTGCTGCGCAAGCCCGCGCAGTTCGTGGACGGGGTGTGGGTCTGGGACGTGCGTGCGATCACGGCCCACGGTTAGCGGATGCCTCGGTACCCGTGCCCGTGTTGTGGACACCTCGTGTTCGAGGAGCAGCCGGGCTCCCACGCGATCTGCGCCGTGTGCTTCTGGGAAGACGACGCGATCCAGCTGCGGTGGCCTGACTGGAGCGGCGGCGCGAATCGCCCGTCGCTGATCGAGTCGCAGCACGCCTACGCCGAACTCGGTGCGATGGAGGGCCGCTTCACCGGCCTCGTTGGCACAGCGGCCGCGTCCGGACCTGTCGACGACGGCTGGCGTCTCCTCAATCTCGCCGTCGACAACCTCGAGCTTCGGGGCGACCACGGGGCGCCCTGGCCGGCCGATGGCACCCGGCTCTACTGGTGGCGGCCGAACTGCTGGCGTCGAAGCTGACGCTCAGCTGTCACACCCGAGGCGTCCGTCTCGTTCCTCCGTCAGCACCGACGAAGAGGAGACGACCATGCCCCGCATCCCGGCGAAGCGCACCACCGAGGCCGGCCCGCTGCTGAAGCTGTTCTACCGGTTCGCCGGGAAGCGCTTCGGCGCCGTGCCCGAGCCGATGGCCGTGGTGGCCCACCACCCGGGCCTGCTGCGCGCGGCCGTGGTCCACGAGCTGATGGCCGAGAAGGCGTCGAAGCGGCTGCCCGCCGACGTGCGCGAGCTGGCGGTGTACCGCGTCGCCACGCGGATCGGGTGCTCGTGGTGCGTGGACTTCGGCACGATGCTGCAGCGCCACGACGGCCTCGACATCGAGCGGCTGCGCCACATCGACGACTACGCGACCTCGCCCGCGTTCTCGCGCGCCGAGCGGCTGGCCGTGGCCTACGCCGACGCGATGTCCGGCGCGCAGGTGAGCGTGACCGACGAGCAGGTGGCCGAGCTGGAAGCCGAGTTCGGCCGCGCCGGCGTGCTGGAGCTGAGCTACCAGATCGCGCTCGAGAACTCCCGCGCGCGCATGAACAGCGCGCTCGGCATCGTCGACCAGGGCTTCACCTCGGGCGACGCGTGCCAGGTGCCGTTGCCGTGACCGGTCAGGCGGGGCGCGTGATGTGCGTGAGCTTGTCGGGGTTCACGATGTCGTAGATGGCCACGATGCGGCCGTCGCGCAGGCTCATGGACTGGACATGCTCGTCGACGGAGAGGAACCCGTCGTGCCCGGGCATCGGCGGGAGCCACAGGCCGAGGTCGCCGTTGACGAGGATCGGCGCGCCACGGCTGATCACGCCGGGCTCGTACTTCCGGATCAGGCCCAGGAAGAAGCGCGACAGCTTGTCGGCGCCCACCATGATCTGGCGTGTGGTGCGGCCCTTGCCGTCGGAGTCGCCGATGAGCACGACGTCCGGGTGCAGCACCTCGGCCATCGCCCGGATGTCGCCCGCCAGCAGCGCGGTCACGAACTTCTCCAGCACCTGCTGCTGCTCCGTCAGCTCGGCGCGCGGCGGCGGGTCGGCGCTCTCGAGCGCGCGCCGCGCCCGAGAGCCGTGCTGGCGGGCGGCGTCGGGTGAGCAGCCGAGGATGCCGGCGATCTCGGCGAACGGCACGGAGAACGCGTCGTGCAGCACGAACGCGACGCGCTGCTCGGGCGTGAGCTTGTCCAGCACCACGAGCGCGGCCATGCGGATGCCGTCGTCGCGCACCGCGGCTTCGAGCGGGTCCTCGCTCACCGGCGCGCCGAACGGCGTCACGATCGGTTCGGGCAGCCACTGGCCCACGTACTGCTCGCGCCGCGCCGGCGCCGAACGCAAGCGGTCGAGGCAGATGCGGCCGACGACGGTGGTCAGCCAGGCCCGCAGGTCGCGGATGCCGGCGCGCCCGGCCTCGTCGAGTGAGGCCAGGCGCAGCCACGCTTCCTGAACGGCGTCCTCCGCGTCCGCGCGGGTGCTCGTGAGCCGGTACGCCACCCCGACGAGGTGCCCGCGGTGGGCGGCGAACTGCGTCGCATAGTCGTCCAATGCGGTCGTTGTGCCCATGAGGCCGAGTGTGCCGCAAAGCCACCGGGGAGGGAGAACTATTGTGGAGACCGTGGCAGGACGGATTCGGGAGAGCGACATCGCGGAGGTGCGTGAGCGCAACCGGATCGACGAGGTCGTGGGGGAGTACGTCGCGCTGCGGCGGGCCGGGGGCGGCAGCCTGAAAGGGCTGTGCCCGTTCCACAACGAGAAGACCCCGTCGTTCAACGTGCGCCCCACTCACGGCACGTTCCACTGCTTCGGCTGTGGCGAGGGCGGCGACGTCATCAAGTTCATCCAGAAGATCGACCTCGTCTCGTTCGTCGAGGCGGTCGAGCGGCTGGCGGACCGCGTCGGCATCCGGCTGAACTACGAGGGCGGCGGCGGGAGTGTGCAGCGCGACCGCGGCACGCGCGCGCGGCTCATCGAAGCGCACCGGGCGGCGAGCGAGTTCTACATCGAGCAGCTGGTGACCGACGAGGCCCGCACCGCGCGTGACTTCCTCTCCGAGCGCGGGTTCGACGCCGCCGCGGCCAAGCAGTTCGGCTGCGGTTACGCCCCGGGCGGCTGGGACAAGCTCACGAAGCACCTGCTCAACCGCGGGTTCGAGGTCAAGGAGCTGCTCGCGGCCGGGTTGTCCAAGGAGGGCCAGCGCGGCCCGATGGACCGCTTCCACCGGCGGCTGGTGTGGCCGATCCGCGACGTCGGCAACGACGTGGTGGGTTTCGGCGCGCGGCGGCTGTTCGACGACGACCGCATCGAGGCGAAGTACCTCAACACCTCCGAGACGCAGATCTACAAGAAGTCGCAGGTCATGTTCGGCCTCGACCAGGCCAAGCGCGAGATCGCGAAGCGCCACCAGGTCGTGGTGGTCGAGGGCTACACCGACGTGATGGCGATGCACGCGTCCGGCGTGCCGACGGCCGTCGCGTCGTCGGGCACGGCGTTCGGCGAAGACCACATGAAGGTGCTGCGCCGGCTGATGATGGACGACGACGCCTTCCGCGGCGAGATCATCTTCACCTTCGACGGCGACGCGGCGGGCCAGAAGGCCGCGCTGAAGGCGTTCGAGGGCGACCAGACCTTCGCCGGGCAGACCTACATCGCGGTGGCGCCCGACGGCATGGACCCGTGCGAGCTGCGCATCGCGAAGGGCGACGCGGCCGTGAAGGATCTCGTCGCGCGCCGGACGCCGCTGTTCGAGTTCGTGATCAAGAGCACGCTCAAGCAGTTCGACCTCGACTCGGTCGACGGCCAGGTCTCGGCGCTGCAGAAGACCGTGCCGATGGTCGCGGCCATCAAGGACCGCGCGAGCCGCGACGGGTACGCGTCCAAGCTCGCCTGGTGGGTCGGCTGGCAGGACGTGGCGCAGGTCGTGAACCGCGTGCGCGGCGCCGCCGGGGCCACCGCCAAGCGCGGCGGCCAGACGCCGCAGCTGCGTCAGCCCGCGTCCCGGCAGGCGCCCGCGCCCGAGCCGGAGAAGCAGGACCTGCCGCGGCCCGCACCGGGCGACCCGCGGTTCATGGGCCAGCGCGAGGCGCTCAAGGCCGCGCTGCAGCAGCCCGCCGTCGCCGGGCCGGAGTACGACTCGCTGCCGGAGGAGGCGTTCACGCACCCCGTGTACGTCGCCGTGCACCTGGCGTTGCTGAAGGCCGGCGGCGCCGCGTCGGGGCTCACCGGCTCGGCCCTGCTCGACGCCGCGAGGCAGCACTGTCCGGAAGGGACGGTGCGGCGCGTGCTGAGCGAGCTGGCCGTGGAACCGTTGCGCGCCTTGGGTGAAGTGGACTCGCGCTACATCTCCGGCGTGCTCGCGGGGGTGCAGGAAAGCCTCGTCGGCCGGCAGATCGGCGAGATCAAGTCGAAGCTGCAACGGCTTTCGCCGGTCGAAGCGCCCGACGATTACCGCGCGCTGTTCGGCGACCTCGTGGCGCTGGAGCAGTACCGCAAGTCGCTGCGCGAGCAGGCCGCGTCCGGATGGGACTGACATGGGCTGGCTGAACCGTCTGATGGGCGGGGGACTTCCCGCGGACTTCCCGGGCGAGCTCGCTCCGGGCGAGAACGTGATCGCGGTCGCGGGTGTCGAGGGTGGCGGCGAGCTCGTGGTGACCAGCCTGGGCTTGTGGGTCCCGTCCGAGGGCGGACCCCGGCGCGTCTTCTGGCACCTCGTGGCCAAGGCCGCGTGGGGCGAGGGTGTCTTCGAGCTCACGGAGTCCGAGGAGACCGGGAAGGTCGGCGCCGTGATGGTGGTCGTCGACCGCCCACCCGTGCGGTTCCGGCTGCCGGCGCCGGGCAAGGTGCCGCCGCAGGTGCGCCTGCGCGTCGACGGCTCCGTGCGCTCGCGCCACCGCCACGACTTCGGCACCGGCGGCGCGTGGTTCGTGCAGCGCAAGGTCCCCGGCCGCGACGGCACGGTGCTCCAGGTGCGTCCCGATCCGGGCACCGACCCGGCGCTGGTGGAGGCGATCGCGGGGGAAGTCGCCGAGAAGCTGGCCAACCCCGGGGAGTGAGCAGTACGCTCGTACTCAGTACGGGCGTACGGTTTAGCTTTCGGGAGGCTCGCATGTGGGATCCGGCCAAGTACCTCGACTACGCGGACCTGCGGGCCCGCCCCTTCTACGACCTGATCGGGCGAATCTCGTCCGACGCGCCCCGCCGCGTCGTCGACCTGGGCTGTGGCCCGGGCAACCTCACGCTCGACCTGGGCCGCCGCTGGCCCGGCGCCACGCTGGAGGCCCTGGACAGCTCGCCGGAGATGGTCGACGCCGCCCGCGCCCGCGGCGTGGACGCGCACGTCGCCGATGTCCGCGAGTGGGTGCCGCAGCCGGACACCGACGTGGTCGTCTCCAACGCGGTGCTGCAGTGGGTGCCGGGCCATGACGAGCTGCTGCGCCGCTGGGCCTCGCAGCTGCCTTCGGGCGCCGTGCTGGCCGTGCAGGTGCCGGGCAACTTCGGCGCGCCGTCGCACCGCATCACGCGCGAGCTGGCGGCCTCCCCGGCGTGGTCCTCGCGCCTGGCCTCCCTGGTCCTGCGCGAGAACGAGGCCGTGTCGTCGCCCCTGGAGTACGCCTCCCTGCTGGCCGACGCGGGCTGCCTCATCGACGCCTGGGAGACCACGTACATGCAGCGCCTGGCCGGCGAGAACGCTGTGCTGGAGTGGATCACCGGTACCGCCCTGCGCCCCATCCGCGCCGCCCTCCCGGACGACGACTGGGCCGCCTTCCGCGCCGAGCTGGCCCCGCTCCTCGACGAGGCCTACCCGCCCCGCGCGGACGGCACGACGTGGTTCGAGTTCCGCCGCATCTTCTTCGTGGCGCGCACCCCCTGACGGTTCCGGGCGCGCTCGCAGGCCCCCTCGGCGGGACGCGTGCGGCTCAGCGCCCCCGGCCGAACTTCTCGCCCACCTTGGCCCGCGCCACTCCCGCGGCGCCCTGGACCATCGGGTGGTCGATCACCTTGCGGTAGGTGCGCACGATCTGCTCGTACCGTCCCCGGCCGGCCCTGGTCCCCAGCACGTATCCCAGACCCACGCCCAGCAGGAACTTCTTCATCAGCGGCCACGCCTCTCATTCGTCGGACTCCCGACTCTCCATTGTCCAGCAATCCGGCGCCCCCTGGGTGTGATCCGCGAAGAGGGCCCCCCTGTTCGGGTGGCGCAGGCGGTGCGCTAAAGTTCTTTCCATCGCACCGGCCATCCGGTGCACAACCGAATACGATCCCCTGTAGCTCAACTGGCAGAGCATTCGGCTGTTAACCGGAGGGTTCTTGGTTCGAGTCCAAGCGGGGGAGCAAAGCCCAGGTCACAGACCTGGGCTTTTTTGCTACCCATGGGTAGGGCGATTTAGGGCGACAAAAGTTCCGCGGTCCAACGCTGGTTGGCCGTCATCCGTCGGCTTGGATGGTAGGACTGACGGTAACGAGTAGATAACTCCCTGTCGTCGGTCTGACGCTGGCCTATTGAGCAGCGGGTGGGTGTGCCGCAACGCTTGGTGGGCTGGTCGCGGAGGTTGAGGGGAGCGTGAGCGCCGCCTCTGCGACAGTCGGCGACGTGGGCGATTGACGGGTCCTGGCCACGCTGGCTTGTGGGCTTGCTGGGTAGGCGCGCGCTACTCGTGTTGGAGGGTGTGCCGCGGCCGCTGTCAGCACGATGGCTTGCTGGAGTCTAGAGATGCCGGCGGGTCGCACGGTTGGGTACGGCAGCAGATCGTGAACGCTCAAGGGCAATTCGCGCGCGGGCCATCGAGAATGGTTACGCGGTATCCGACCGTAGCCGGGTCTCCTCCGAGGTCGTTGCCGCATGCGAGGCGGTCCAGCAGGGGTCAATGAGCCGGCTGAAAAGGGCACACGCAAGCGTGGTGCGCGAAAGAAGGTCGCCGGCTGCGCGGAAACGAAGCTGAGGTTGGCGACGGATACTTGTGCCCAAGTGTAAGTGACGATCTGCGGGGCAGCTTATCGTCTGTCGCAGGATCCGCTCTGCGCTCGCCAGGGGCCAGCTGAGGTTCCGGCACGGATAGCTGTGCGGATCATCGACATCTTTCGTATGACGGGCGGAGCTGGGCAGCTGCAGACCTCGCGCGCTGGAACTGGACCAAGGCTGCCCAGACAAGGCGTGGCGGTGGTCTGGCCGTACTCCGTCGCAGTGGTCGCGCCATCTTCGTGGCCTGCGGGGATGCATAACAGTCGTCCGCGACTGCTTTTCATACCGTTCGCGCTGCTGACCAGGGCGCTGCTGCTGGACATGGACCCGAAAACCAGATGGATATCCAGCTTGCTCCGAAGGCGGGCCCGCGCCGCCTGAGGACGATGAGGCCGCAGAGGCAGCCGAGGGCGCCGATGAGACATCCGAGTCGGCCACCGAGCGCATCACATCGACAACGGACAGGCAGGAATCCCTTTCCGCCGACGGTGAAGCGAGACCCGACAAGCCAGCTTCGACGCGCGACCAATCGCGCGGTGGACTCGGTGTCGGACAGTGCTGCGCGAGACGCCCGCCAACCCCGAACTGCCCCAGCGCCGAAGAAGCTCCTTGGTAGCAGGCGCCGAAAAAACAACGATCGGCCGTGATCTGCTGTCAGTTTCCCTGTCCGGATTTGAGTGGTTCCTGGCTGGACAGAGGCGGCACTGAAGCCGCGTGGTCGGCAGTATAGAGGCGAACAGATCATCGTTTACTCACCGTTAATGGGAATCTCAGAAAGCTGACATGGCTCTTCCTTCGCTCCTCCTCGTCCCGGGTTCCTGGCACAAATCGGACCATATGAAGCGTCTGGTGGATGAACTACCAGACGTGGATGTGCACACAGTGGATCTGACCAGCTCGGGTGATGACCCGGCCACGCTGGGAGACATGTACGAAGACGCGGCGCAGATCGCTGCCGCGGTCGCTGCCATCGACGGCCCCGTCGTGGTCTGCGCGCACTCCTACGGCGGAATTCCCGTGACTCAGGCCCTATCGGGTGCGAGCAACGTTAAGCGCATCGTCTACCTGGCCGCGTTCATGCTCGACGTCGGTGAGTCCATGCTGTCGAGTGTGGGGGGCACGCCCGCCGCCTGGTGGAAGATCAACAGCACGGACGGCGAGAAATACGTCGAAGCCCTCGATCCCGTGGAGATCTTCTACGGGGATGTCGACCCGGACCTCGCCCAGGAGGCGGTTTCGCAGCTCGGCTACACGTCGTATTCGGCGAATGTGCAAAAGCAGACCGAAGTGGCCTGGAAGACCATCCCCAGCACTTACGTCATCTGCGAGGCCGACAACGCGTTCCCGCCCTTTGCCCAGGACCTGTTCGCCCAGCGCGCCGGAAGAATCCACCGCATGAACACCTCCCATTCGCCATTCCTCTCACAGCCAGCTGCTCTGGCGCAGTTCCTCAGAGACGAGCTCGCCTCCGCCGATGTCCGCTGATCCGGCCCTGGTACTCGTGCACGGCGCTTGGCACGGCTCGTGGTGCTGGGAGGCCCTGCTGCCCGAACTGGCCGGCGTCGACGTCCAGACCGTGGAATTGCCCAGCGTGGCGGCTCCGCCGGCCGGGTTGTACGCCGACGCCGAGGTCCTGCGAGCGGCGGTGGCGGCTATACCCGGACCGGTTGTGGTGTGCGCGCATTCCTACGGCGGGGCGGTGGCTTCGCAAGCGTTGGCCCGGCTGCCGAACGTCACGCATGTCGTGTACCTGTGCGCGTTCGCCCTCGGCCGGGGCGAGTCGGTGCTCGGCGCGGGCAAACCTCCGTGGTCTCGCGTGCGGGACGACGGCTTCATCGAAGTCCGCACCCCGGAGAACGTGTTCTTCAACGACCTGCCCGAGGAAGCCGCGCGCTCGGCAGCCTCCCACCTGCGGCTGCAGCACTCCTCCGCCTTCACTGAGCAACAGACCGAGGCGGCGTGGGAAAACCTACCCACGACGTTCGTGGTGTGCACCCAGGACCAGGCCATCCCACCCCAGGCGCAGCGCCAGATGGCCGCCCACATCGGCGGCAAGATCCTCGAGATCGACACGTCGCACTCGCCGTTCCTGTCCCAGCCACACGTGGTCGCCACCATCCTCCGCGAAACACTGGCCACCAACATCGAGACAGCACCAGCGCCCTAATACTGCAACGGCAGTTGGTGGTGGCCACACCCGGCGAAGCGCGAGAACGTCCAGCCAAGCTCAGCGCTCCGGCCGCCGGCCGCAACGATCGCCACGTTGACCTCGGCCTCGATGGCACGGATGGCGGCAAGGTTCGAGGCGTTGGCGTCCAGGGCGCCGTGTTCACTGCCAGGGTAGTGGGGTCGAGGTGGGCGGTGGCCGGTGTGCGTGCAGTACACGTGCGAGTCCGGGTCGAACTCGTCGTCGCTGGCCTTGCGCAGGCGGTACTCGTTGTGGAGGTCGAACCGGTCGAGATCGTGGACTTGACGTCGGTGACGTTGAGCTTCATCGGCGGTCGTCCCTTCGCATGGGTGATGGATGACAGGACGGGCTTGCAGTCATTGCCAGGCGGTGATCTCGAACGGCAAGCCGACGACGCCGCTGCACGCTCGACACTCGAAATGGTCGGTCTCGAAGTGGGAGCCGTCGCCAAGCGATCAGACGACGGTGTCCTCCCCTGCTACCTGGAGTTCGTTCCAACGGACGGCGTAATCGACTTCGCGAATCTGGTTGACTGCCTTGCAACGCGGGCAAACCGACGCTCCGTCGCGCATCTGGACGTCAGGGTTCTTCAACATGGCGAGGCACCTCCTTGGAGTCGGGGGAGCGGGCTTCTCCACGCCTGGTGCGGCGCTGCGCCAGAGACATCCGGGATACCGTTCCCGGCCTGCCTACCCGCCTGCGGAACCCCGGGACCCGCAGCGCGGCGCTACGCGCGTGCGATCTCCACGGCTAGCACCCAACGGTGCCTCCTGGACATTCACGCTGCTGCCCGCGCGTCGCGCCCGCCAAACGTTCGGCACGCGGCGAGGCAGCTCCATGTCACCGGTGACGCGTCAAGCGCTCCGGCAGCGCCACGTGGGTGCCCAGCCAGCGCTCGCCAGCGGTTTACTTCCGGGAGGGTGTATCCCGTTGAATGTCTTCGTGAGGTTCGGAAAGGCAGCGGTTCTGGCCGCCGGTGTGCTGGTGGGGATCTC
The sequence above is a segment of the Amycolatopsis sp. 2-15 genome. Coding sequences within it:
- the dnaG gene encoding DNA primase, translated to MRPSVPQSHRGGRTIVETVAGRIRESDIAEVRERNRIDEVVGEYVALRRAGGGSLKGLCPFHNEKTPSFNVRPTHGTFHCFGCGEGGDVIKFIQKIDLVSFVEAVERLADRVGIRLNYEGGGGSVQRDRGTRARLIEAHRAASEFYIEQLVTDEARTARDFLSERGFDAAAAKQFGCGYAPGGWDKLTKHLLNRGFEVKELLAAGLSKEGQRGPMDRFHRRLVWPIRDVGNDVVGFGARRLFDDDRIEAKYLNTSETQIYKKSQVMFGLDQAKREIAKRHQVVVVEGYTDVMAMHASGVPTAVASSGTAFGEDHMKVLRRLMMDDDAFRGEIIFTFDGDAAGQKAALKAFEGDQTFAGQTYIAVAPDGMDPCELRIAKGDAAVKDLVARRTPLFEFVIKSTLKQFDLDSVDGQVSALQKTVPMVAAIKDRASRDGYASKLAWWVGWQDVAQVVNRVRGAAGATAKRGGQTPQLRQPASRQAPAPEPEKQDLPRPAPGDPRFMGQREALKAALQQPAVAGPEYDSLPEEAFTHPVYVAVHLALLKAGGAASGLTGSALLDAARQHCPEGTVRRVLSELAVEPLRALGEVDSRYISGVLAGVQESLVGRQIGEIKSKLQRLSPVEAPDDYRALFGDLVALEQYRKSLREQAASGWD
- a CDS encoding trans-aconitate 2-methyltransferase gives rise to the protein MWDPAKYLDYADLRARPFYDLIGRISSDAPRRVVDLGCGPGNLTLDLGRRWPGATLEALDSSPEMVDAARARGVDAHVADVREWVPQPDTDVVVSNAVLQWVPGHDELLRRWASQLPSGAVLAVQVPGNFGAPSHRITRELAASPAWSSRLASLVLRENEAVSSPLEYASLLADAGCLIDAWETTYMQRLAGENAVLEWITGTALRPIRAALPDDDWAAFRAELAPLLDEAYPPRADGTTWFEFRRIFFVARTP
- a CDS encoding Lsr2 family DNA-binding protein gives rise to the protein MGTAADRERSRAIRARAIENGYAVSDRSRVSSEVVAACEAVQQGSMSRLKRAHASVVRERRSPAARKRS
- a CDS encoding alpha/beta hydrolase translates to MKRLVDELPDVDVHTVDLTSSGDDPATLGDMYEDAAQIAAAVAAIDGPVVVCAHSYGGIPVTQALSGASNVKRIVYLAAFMLDVGESMLSSVGGTPAAWWKINSTDGEKYVEALDPVEIFYGDVDPDLAQEAVSQLGYTSYSANVQKQTEVAWKTIPSTYVICEADNAFPPFAQDLFAQRAGRIHRMNTSHSPFLSQPAALAQFLRDELASADVR
- a CDS encoding alpha/beta fold hydrolase, with the protein product MSADPALVLVHGAWHGSWCWEALLPELAGVDVQTVELPSVAAPPAGLYADAEVLRAAVAAIPGPVVVCAHSYGGAVASQALARLPNVTHVVYLCAFALGRGESVLGAGKPPWSRVRDDGFIEVRTPENVFFNDLPEEAARSAASHLRLQHSSAFTEQQTEAAWENLPTTFVVCTQDQAIPPQAQRQMAAHIGGKILEIDTSHSPFLSQPHVVATILRETLATNIETAPAP